The following coding sequences are from one Vulpes vulpes isolate BD-2025 chromosome 12, VulVul3, whole genome shotgun sequence window:
- the HNRNPA0 gene encoding heterogeneous nuclear ribonucleoprotein A0, with product MENSQLCKLFIGGLNVQTSESGLRGHFEAFGTLTDCVVVVNPQTKRSRCFGFVTYSNVEEADAAMAASPHAVDGNTVELKRAVSREDSARPGAHAKVKKLFVGGLKGDVAEGDLIEHFSQFGTVEKAEIIADKQSGKKRGFGFVYFQNHDAADKAAVVKFHPIQGHRVEVKKAVPKEDIHSGGGGGGSRSSRGGRGGRGRGGGRDQNGLSKGGGGGGYNSYGGYGGGGGGGGGGYNAYGGGGGGSSYGGSDYGNGFGGFGSYSQHQSSYGPMKGGGGGGGGGSSWGGRSNSGPYRGGYGGGGGYGGSSF from the coding sequence ATGGAGAATTCCCAGTTGTGCAAGCTGTTCATCGGCGGCCTCAACGTGCAGACGAGTGAGTCGGGCCTGCGCGGCCACTTCGAGGCCTTTGGGACTCTGACGGACTGCGTGGTGGTGGTGAACCCCCAGACCAAGCGCTCCCGTTGCTTCGGCTTCGTGACCTACTCCAACGTGGAGGAGGCCGATGCCGCCATGGCCGCCTCGCCCCACGCCGTGGACGGCAACACGGTGGAGCTGAAGCGGGCGGTGTCCCGGGAGGATTCGGCGCGGCCCGGTGCCCACGCCAAGGTTAAGAAGCTCTTTGTCGGGGGCCTTAAGGGAGACGTGGCGGAGGGCGACCTGATCGAGCACTTCTCGCAGTTTGGCACGGTGGAAAAGGCCGAGATTATTGCCGACAAGCAGTCGGGCAAGAAGCGCGGCTTTGGCTTCGTGTATTTCCAGAATCACGACGCGGCAGACAAGGCCGCGGTTGTCAAGTTCCACCCGATCCAGGGCCATCGCGTGGAGGTGAAGAAGGCCGTGCCCAAGGAGGATATCCACTCCGGTGGGGGCGGAGGCGGCTCCCGGTCCtcccggggcggccggggcggccggggccgcggcgggggtcGAGACCAGAACGGCCTGTCtaagggcggcggcggcggcggttaCAACAGCTACGGTGGttacggcggcggcggcggcggcggcggtggcggctaCAATGCCTACGGAGGCGGCGGAGGCGGTTCGTCCTACGGTGGGAGCGACTACGGTAACGGCTTCGGCGGCTTCGGCAGCTACAGCCAGCACCAGTCCTCCTACGGGCCCATgaagggcggcggcggcggcggcggcggtggcagCAGCTGGGGCGGTCGCAGTAACAGTGGACCTTACAGAGGCGGCTACGGCGGTGGCGGTGGTTATGGAGGCAGCTCCttctaa